A window of the Cicer arietinum cultivar CDC Frontier isolate Library 1 chromosome 6, Cicar.CDCFrontier_v2.0, whole genome shotgun sequence genome harbors these coding sequences:
- the LOC101495693 gene encoding LOW QUALITY PROTEIN: probable zinc metallopeptidase EGY3, chloroplastic (The sequence of the model RefSeq protein was modified relative to this genomic sequence to represent the inferred CDS: inserted 2 bases in 1 codon): protein MATLSPIVFSYSPFNTSNSKTITLTNNKNFNFISPLHYYTSKRLKTTSFNYFKSFSSLKDQTQTKIESSSNTTSVSIAPKKQDDDNNNDHEEKVEQEIDWKTDEEFKKFMGNPSIEAAIKLEKKRTDRKLKELDNERSNNNLIMGIFNNLVRSNLIREKERLQKAEETFKALDLNKLKSCFGFDTFFATDVRRFGDGGIFIGNLRKPIDEVIPKLETKXSDAAGREVVLWFMEEQKDDITKQVCMVQPKAEMDLQFESTKLSTPLGYLSSIALAVTTFGTVALMSGFFLKPDATFDDYLSNIVPLFGGFLFILGVSEIATRLTAARYGVKLSPSFLVPSNWTGCLGVMNNYESLLPNKKALFDIPVARTASAYLTSLVLAVAAFVADGSFNGGDNALYIRPQFFYNNPLLSFIQLVIGPYTDDLGNVLPYAVEGVGVPVDPLAFAGLLGMVVTSLNLLPCGRLEGGRIAQAMFGRRTATLLSFGTSLLLGIGGLSGSVLCLAWGLFATFFRGGEEIPAKDEITPLGESRYAWGVLLGLICFLTLFPNSGGTFSNPFFSDPFFRG, encoded by the exons ATGGCAACACTTTCTCCAATAGTATTTTCTTACTCTCCCTTCAACACCTCCAAttccaaaacaatcacactAACAAATAACAAAAACTTCAATTTCATTTCACCACTTCATTATTACACTTCCAAAAGACTCAAAACCACTTCCTTCAACTACttcaaatcattttcatcccTCAAAGACCAAACCCAGACCAAAATAGAGTCATCATCCAATACAACTTCAGTTTCTATTGCTCCAAAAAAACAAGACGACGACAACAACAATGATCATGAAGAGAAAGTAGAACAG GAAATAGATTGGAAAACGGATGAGGAGTTTAAGAAGTTTATGGGGAATCCTTCAATTGAAGCTGCAATTAAGCTTGAGAAGAAGAGGACTGATAGGAAGTTAAAGGAGCTTGATAATGAAagaagtaataataatttaattatgggTATTTTTAATAACTTGGTCCGTAGTAATTTGATTAGGGAAAAAGAGAGGCTTCAAAAAGCTGAGGAAACTTTCAAGGCTCTTGATCTCAATAAg TTAAAGAGTTGCTTTGGGTTTGACACATTTTTCGCAACGGATGTTCGAAGATTTGGCGACGGAGGCATTTTCATTGGGAATTTAAGGAAACCAATTGATGAAGTCATTCCCAAGTTAGAGACGAA CTCTGATGCAGCTGGTAGGGAGGTTGTTTTATGGTTCatggaagaacaaaaagatGACATTACCAAACAG GTTTGTATGGTGCAACCCAAAGCAGAAATGGATCTCCAATTTGAGTCAACAAAACTGAGCACTCCATTAGGCTATCTAAGTTCAATTGCATTAGCAGTTACTACTTTTGGAACAGTTGCTTTGATGAGTGGCTTCTTCCTTAAACCTGATGCTACATTTGATGATTATCTTTCTAACATTGTGCCTCTATTTGGTGGCTTCTTATTTATTCTTGGAGTTTCTGAG ATAGCAACCAGGTTAACCGCGGCTCGTTATGGCGTTAAACTCAGCCCTTCATTTCTGGTGCCATCAAATTGGACAGGTTGCTTAGGTGTGATGAATAATTATGAATCGCTCCTTCCGAACAAGAAAGCTCTTTTCGATATTCCTGTAGCGCGAACTGCTAGTGCGTATTTAACTTCATTAGTACTTGCTGTTGCTGCATTTGTGGCTGATGGAAGCTTTAATGGTGGCGATAATGCATT GTACATAAGGCCTCAGTTTTTCTATAACAACCCTTTACTTTCTTTTATCCAATTAGTCATTGGACCTTACACTGATGACCTAGGAAATGTGTTGCCCTATGCTGTGGAAGGTGTTGGAGTTCCTGTGGATCCACTCGCATTTGCCGGACTTTTAG GGATGGTGGTGACATCTTTGAACTTGTTGCCATGTGGGAGACTAGAAGGAGGGAGAATTGCTCAAGCCATGTTTGGAAGAAGAACTGCCACATTGTTATCTTTTGGTACTTCATTGTTGCTTGGTATTGGTGGTCTTAGTGGTAGTGTTCTATGTTTGGCTTGGGGATTGTTTGCAACTTTCTTTAGGGGAGGTGAAGAAATACCTGCAAAAGATGAGATCACTCCTTTAGGGGAAAGTAGATATGCTTGGGGTGTTTTGCTTGGTCTTATTTGTTTTCTCACTCTCTTCCCTAATAGTGGAGGCACATTCTCCAATCCCTTCTTTAGTGATCCATTTTTTAGGGGTTAA
- the LOC101496020 gene encoding protein POST-ILLUMINATION CHLOROPHYLL FLUORESCENCE INCREASE, chloroplastic, with the protein MAATNASIFASSTQPCFSVTTSPRTHHSITNTFGSNFLSVSLPRCYLMKERNVKVRRVINAAAAVATNPTDEEIQEYKLPSWAMFELGRASVFWKTTNGLPPTSGEKLKLFYNPAASQLVPNEEFGVAFNGGFNQPIMCGGEPRAMLRKDRGKADSPIYSIQICVPKHALNLIFSFTNGEDWDGPYRLQFQVPKALQNKPIEFFNEGLAGELSKEGACEQAIFPDSTTVIARCAMVGNLSKEGGDRCDLNLVPGCIDPNSPFYDPLANVDDGSCPIDVDSESED; encoded by the exons ATGGCTGCAACAAATGCTTCAATCTTTGCTTCTTCAACACAACCTTGCTTCTCTGTCACAACCTCTCCTCGTACTCATCATAGCATAACAAACACGTTTG GGAGTAATTTTCTGAGTGTTTCATTACCAAGATGTTACCTTATGAAAGAAAGAAATGTGAAAGTTAGGCGTGTAATCAATGCTGCTGCTGCTGTTGCAACAAATCCCACTGATGAGGAAATTCAAGA GTACAAACTTCCTTCATGGGCTATGTTTGAACTTGGTAGGGCTTCTGTTTTCTGGAAAACCACAAATGGTCTCCCTCCTACTTCA GGTGAAAAGCTTAAACTTTTCTATAATCCAGCTGCATCTCAACTTGTACCTAATGAAGAATTTGGAGTTGCTTTTAATG GAGGTTTTAATCAACCAATTATGTGTGGTGGTGAGCCAAGAGCTATGCTGAGAAAAGATAGAGGCAAAGCTGATTCCCCAATATATTCCATTCAAATATGTGTTCCTAAACATG CTTTAAACTTGATCTTCTCATTCACAAATGGAGAAGATTGGGATGGGCCATATAGACTGCAGTTTCAAGTTCCTAAGGCTTTACAGAACAAGCCAATTGAATTCTTTAATGAG GGCTTGGCAGGGGAACTAAGTAAAGAAGGAGCATGTGAGCAAGCAATATTTCCAGATTCAACCACAGTTATAGCTAGATGTGCTATGGTTGGTAATTTGTCAAAAGAAGGG GGTGATCGGTGCGATCTAAATCTTGTCCCGGGGTGCATAGATCCTAACTCTCCCTTCTATGATCCACTAGCCAATGTTGATGATGGATCATGTCCAATTGATGTGGATTCTGAGTCTGAGGATTAA
- the LOC101495366 gene encoding palmitoyl-monogalactosyldiacylglycerol delta-7 desaturase, chloroplastic, translating to MALITSQPKNPILHNHFTTLHCSIPQFNRSKLTFGSFSNNVKTNKVCNFNTNSIKFQLKKNNPFTYNLPIIAKSNAAIGEASLEQEEEVPLKYRKIFLSDVEVKRERKLFLGRKWNSLDVATAGIVLSMHLLCLFAPFNFNWPAFWVAVSLYVVTGLFGITLSFHRHLSHKSFKLPKLLEYLFAYCGVLALQGNPIDWVSTHRYHHQFCDSEKDPHSPIEGFWFSHMSWLFDTNAMVERYGKPTNVGDLEKQSFYRFIRSTYILHPFALGALLYAIGGFPFIVWGMGVRIVWVYHITWLVNSACHVWGNQPWNTKDLSTNNWWVALLAFGEGWHNNHHAFEYSARHGLEWWEIDMTWYMVKFLQAIGLATEVKVPSDIQKQRMAFNNNDGIAT from the exons aTGGCGTTGATAACTTCTCAACCCAAAAACCCCATTCTCCATAATCACTTCACAACTCTTCATTGTTCAATTCCACAATTCAATAGGTCCaaattaacatttgggtcattctCAAACAATGTAAAAACCAATAAAGTTTGTAACTTTAAcacaaattcaataaaatttcaGTTGAAAAAAAACAACCCTTTTACTTATAATCTTCCAATTATAGCTAAATCCAATGCTGCAATTGGAGAAGCTTCTTTGGAACAAGAGGAAGAAGTTCCATTGAAATACAGAAAGATTTTTCTATCTGATGTTGAAGTGAAGAGAGAAAGGAAATTATTTTTGGGTAGGAAATGGAATTCATTGGATGTTGCAACAGCTGGAATTGTATTGTCAATGCATTTGTTATGCTTATTTGCTCCATTCAATTTCAATTGGCCAGCTTTTTGGGTTGCTGTTTCTCTTTATGTTGTTACTGGTCTCTTTGGAATCACACTGTCTTTCCATAGACATCTTTCTCATAAAAGTTTTAAGCTTCCTAAATTGCTTGAATATTTGTTTGCTTATTGTGGTGTTCTTGCTCTTCAG GGAAATCCAATTGATTGGGTTAGCACTCATAGGTATCATCACCAGTTTTGTGATTCTGAGAAGGACCCTCATAGCCCTATTGAAGGATTTTGGTTTAGCCATATGAGTTGGTTATTTGATACCAATGCTATGGTAGAAAGG TATGGAAAACCAACCAATGTTGGTGATTTAGAGAAACAGTCATTTTATAGATTTATCAGAAGCACTTACATTTTGCATCCATTTGCTTTGGGAGCTCTTCTATATGCTATTGGTGGATTCCCTTTTATTGTTTGGGGAATG GGAGTGAGGATTGTTTGGGTTTACCACATCACTTGGCTTGTAAATTCAGCTTGCCATGTTTGGGGGAATCAGCCTTGGAACACAAAGGACTTATCAACAAATAATTG GTGGGTGGCTTTGCTTGCATTTGGTGAAGGTTGGCACAATAACCACCATGCATTTGAATATTCAGCTAGACATGGTTTAGAGTGGTGGGAAATAGACATGACTTGGTACATGGTCAAATTTCTTCAAGCTATTGGTTTGGCAACTGAAGTGAAAGTACCAAGTGATATACAAAAGCAAAGAATGGCATTCAATAATAATGATGGAATAGCCACATGA
- the LOC101505159 gene encoding uncharacterized protein — translation MTDALIHCNYTAAVAKIENRYYNDNRRQIRLSASAEERDDEYLGLPPIAANEPILCLIWEQVAILLSGCSIEEHSDAAASLVSLARDDDRYGKLILEEGGVPPLLKLLKEGRLDGQENAARAIGLLGKDPESVEHVVNCGVCSGFAKVLKEGHMKVQIVVAWAISELAAHHPKCQDHFAQNNAIRLLVSHLAFETIQEHSKYTIPNKQNMSSIHSILMATNNDNNNNSLLDSNNNKGIHEDDYNINNKVAVAHPGSQTSSQMHNVIANKLAIKGNNKDSKEDNNAIVKHNNNNVNSNSHTANVSIAGTSIKGREYEDSGTKAQMKAMAARALWQLCRGNVTICHTITESTALLCFAESFWCIIISNKGTHDVQHYSAMALMEITSVAEEHAELRRSAFKPTSPAAKAVVEQFFKVVGKGDSDDFLIPCVKAVGNLARTFRATETRFIGPLVKLLDEREPHISMEAANALIKFAETDNYLHETHCNAIIEAGGAKHLIQLVYFGEQMVQIPSLLLLCFVSLHVPKSETLGQEEVLIVLEWCTKQGHLMAESRIEAILPEAKSRLELYQSRGTRGFH, via the exons ATGACAGATGCGTTGATCCACTGCAATTATACAGCGGCTGTTGCgaagattgagaatcgttattacaacgATAACAGACGACAAAttcgtc TTTCAGCTTCCGCTGAAGAACGTGATGATGAATATCTTGGTCTTCCTCCTATTGCTGCTAATGAACCTATTCTTTGTCTCATTTGGGAACAAGTCGCTATTTTGCTCTCTGGTTGTTCTATTGAAGAACATTCTGATGCTGCAGCTTCATTGGTTTCATTAGCACGTGACGATGATCGTTATGGTAAACTAATTCTCGAAGAAGGTGGTGTTCCTCCTCTTCTTAAACTTCTTAAAGAAGGTAGATTGGATGGTCAGGAAAACGCTGCTAGAGCTATTGGATTACTTGGTAAAGACCCTGAAAGCGTTGAACACGTTGTTAATTGTGGTGTTTGTTCTGGTTTTGCTAAAGTTCTTAAAGAAGGTCACATGAAAGTTCAAATTGTTGTCGCTTGGGCTATTTCAGAACTTGCTGCTCATCACCCTAAATGTCAAGATCATTTTGCACAAAACAATGCTATTCGTTTACTTGTTAGCCATCTTGCTTTTGAAACCATTCAAGAACATAGTAAGTACACTATTCCAAATAAACAAAACATGTCTTCTATTCATTCTATTTTAATGGCTACtaacaacgacaacaacaacaatagtCTTCTTGATAGTAACAACAACAAAGGTATTCATGAAgatgattataatattaataacaagGTTGCTGTTGCTCATCCTGGTAGTCAAACATCTTCACAAATGCATAATGTCATTGCTAACAAACTTGCTATTAAGGGAAATAATAAGGATTCTAAAGAAGACAACAATGCAATTGTAAAGCACAACAACAATAATGTGAATTCGAATTCCCATACCGCAAATGTATCCATAGCTGGGACAAGTATCAAAGGTAGAGAATATGAAGATTCTGGTACAAAGGCACAAATGAAAGCAATGGCTGCTAGAGCTTTGTGGCAATTATGTAGAGGAAATGTTACTATTTGTCATACGATTACAGAATCAACAGCTCTTTTATGCTTTGcggagagcttttggt gcatcatcatttccaacaaggGTACTCATGATGTACAACATTATTCAGCAATGGCTTTAATGGAAATAACATCTGTAGCTGAAGAACATGCAGAATTGAGACGATCAGCTTTCAAACCAACTTCACCTGCTGCAAAAGCTGTGGTGGAACAGTTTTTTAAAGTTGTCGGAAAAGGCGATTCCGACGATTTTCTCATACCTTGTGTTAAAGCTGTTGGTAACTTAGCAAGGACATTTAGAGCAACTGAAACAAGATTCATTGGACCATTGGTTAAGCTTCTTGATGAAAGAGAACCACATATTTCAATGGAAGCAGCAAATgcattgattaaatttgcagaAACTGACAACTATCTACATGAGACTCATTGTAATGCTATTATAGAAGCAGGTGGTGCTAAGCACTTAATTCAACTAGTTTACTTTGGAGAACAAATGGTGCAAATCCCTTCTTTACTTCTTTTGTGTTTTGTATCCTTGCATGTTCCTAAAAGTGAGACTCTTGGACAAGAGGAGGTGTTAATAGTACTTGAATGGTGCACAAAGCAAGGACATTTAATGGCTGAATCAAGGATTGAAGCAATTTTACCAGAAGCCAAAAGTAGGTTGGAACTTTATCAATCAAGAGGTACAAGGGGATTCCattga